From Magnetococcus sp. PR-3:
CGGAGCGAACCCTTTCGACAGCTTCCTAAAAGCCAATTCTCAACCTTTGAGCAGACTTTTTAGGGAAGGTTAATGCAATAAATCAATACGCTACAAGATGGAACGGCACACGGCGTCCTGCACAATAAGAACAGGACGCCGTGGCTATGGTCACCGTATGGGTTGAGTATGTGATCCTAGGAAATCCACACCTCTCCCAAAACGGATCTTATTCCATGTTCTCGCCAATGTACTTAATGGCGTCATTCACCGAGGCGATTTTCTCGGCGGTTTCGTCGGGGATCTCGCAGCCGAACTCTTCTTCGAAAGCCATTACCAGCTCTACGTTATCCAGGGAGTCAGCACCCAGGTCTTC
This genomic window contains:
- a CDS encoding acyl carrier protein: MSDIAERVKKIVAEQMGVDLDKVTDDAKFVEDLGADSLDNVELVMAFEEEFGCEIPDETAEKIASVNDAIKYIGENME